In Helicobacter pylori Shi112, the genomic window AATAGGACATCTTTAATAAGGAAGAGATCATGGCCATTGATTTAGCAGAAGTTACAGGGGCTAAAGCCGCGCAAGAAAGGAAAAAAGAGCAGCCCGCAATCGCTAACGGGTTGGATAAAAACGCTTTCATGAAACTCTTTTTAGAGCAATTGAAAAATCAAGACCCCACCGCTCCTATGGAAACGGATAAGATCATCACCCAAACCGCGCAGCTCACGCAAGTGGAAATGCAAGAAGAAAACAAAAAGACCATGCAAGAAGTCGCCAGCGCCATGAAATCCAATAAAGAAACTAACGAGTCTTTAAAAGACTTTCAAGGCGCTTTAAAAGACACCATGGAAAACCTTAATAAAGGCATGGACGATAGCCTAAAGGCTAATAACGCTTTAAGGGAAGTGAGCGCGCTCAATTCTGTAAGCATGATAGGCAAAATCGCTGAAACCGATGTGAGCGGGGCGAATTTTGATGGCAACAATAAGCTTTCTTTTTCGCTCTTTTTTGATGAAAAAATTGACGCTTCTAAAGGAGTGCCAGCGATTCAAATCCTGAATGAAAACAATGAACTAGTCAAAACGATTCCTTTAAA contains:
- the flgD gene encoding flagellar hook assembly protein FlgD — protein: MAIDLAEVTGAKAAQERKKEQPAIANGLDKNAFMKLFLEQLKNQDPTAPMETDKIITQTAQLTQVEMQEENKKTMQEVASAMKSNKETNESLKDFQGALKDTMENLNKGMDDSLKANNALREVSALNSVSMIGKIAETDVSGANFDGNNKLSFSLFFDEKIDASKGVPAIQILNENNELVKTIPLKDYNGQKGYINFEWDGLNEKGEKVPKGNYKIKAEYNLDSQSKQYLQTRIGRGEVESVIFDKGKPMLRMGEMVLPIDSAIEFYKPDQKPLEQKPLDQKPLDQKPLDQKPLDQKLSDQKPQTPPKETA